A genome region from Maledivibacter sp. includes the following:
- the tmk gene encoding dTMP kinase — MMSGVFITFEGPDGSGKTTQIKLLEKYFKEKGYDILITREPGGTNISEQIRNVILDKNNMEMDKITEALLYAASRAQHVAQIIKPALLEGKAIICDRFVDSSIVYQGIGRNLGIDFIKKINDMATAGTQPDITFLMKLSPELGLNRKFSSDECNRLDMEKLEFHNKVYEGYLKLESLYPQRIIGVDASKSIEELYKDIVKIVENKLKF; from the coding sequence ATTATGAGCGGTGTATTCATAACCTTTGAAGGGCCAGATGGATCAGGAAAAACAACTCAGATTAAACTATTAGAAAAGTACTTTAAGGAAAAGGGTTATGATATATTGATAACCAGAGAACCCGGTGGAACAAATATAAGTGAACAGATTAGAAATGTTATACTAGATAAAAATAATATGGAAATGGATAAAATAACAGAGGCATTACTATATGCTGCTTCAAGGGCTCAGCATGTTGCTCAGATAATAAAACCAGCACTTTTAGAGGGTAAAGCGATTATATGTGATAGATTTGTGGACTCCAGTATAGTATATCAAGGTATAGGAAGAAATTTAGGTATAGACTTTATCAAGAAGATTAACGATATGGCTACAGCAGGAACCCAGCCAGATATAACCTTTTTAATGAAGCTTTCACCAGAGCTAGGCTTGAATAGAAAATTTTCATCCGATGAATGTAATAGATTGGATATGGAAAAGCTTGAATTTCATAATAAGGTTTATGAAGGATATCTTAAGCTTGAAAGCTTATATCCACAGAGGATAATAGGCGTGGATGCTTCTAAATCCATAGAAGAATTGTATAAGGATATTGTAAAAATTGTTGAGAATAAATTGAAGTTTTAA
- a CDS encoding aminotransferase class I/II-fold pyridoxal phosphate-dependent enzyme: protein MKKPVILKELEGLSRRNMISFHVPGHKGGKIFKKYNLERIENIGKFDITEIPGSDNLHAPEGMIKEAQERAKDFYGGDHTFFLVNGTTSGIISMIMAATNPGDKIIVPRDCHKSVISGMILGGVEPIYVKPQICSKLFLSMAITAEAIEGAIKDNPDAKAVLITYPNYYGICSDIEKIAEIVHNNNKILLVDEAHGAHLKLSEDLPISALDAGADIVVHSTHKTLPSLTQSSMLHVKGKRIDIDKLKFMLSLNQSSSPSYLLMAALDMAVNIVAEEGNYLMQKLIGNIKDFREAIDKTEGLDIFSKEIIGSYGVKDIDITKLTINMKEIGIDGIKLEEILREKYSIQVEMADIYNVLAVSSIANDKHDFERLARSLKSIHDDRRIAHKKNEMPEFSFMIPKVELLPRDAVYREKKSIPFIQSGGRISGEYIIPYPPGIPLVCPGEVISQEIIEYAKILKGLEINIIGTSDRSLNTINVIK, encoded by the coding sequence TTGAAAAAACCCGTTATTCTGAAAGAATTAGAAGGACTTTCAAGAAGAAATATGATTTCATTTCATGTCCCTGGCCACAAAGGTGGGAAAATATTCAAAAAATATAATTTAGAGAGAATTGAGAATATAGGTAAATTTGATATTACAGAAATACCTGGATCAGATAATTTACATGCACCGGAGGGAATGATAAAGGAAGCACAGGAAAGGGCCAAGGATTTTTATGGTGGAGATCATACCTTTTTTCTAGTTAATGGAACTACTTCAGGTATTATTTCTATGATAATGGCTGCTACAAATCCCGGAGATAAAATAATAGTGCCAAGGGATTGTCATAAATCTGTTATAAGTGGAATGATACTTGGAGGGGTAGAACCTATTTATGTTAAGCCCCAAATATGTTCTAAGCTGTTTTTAAGTATGGCTATCACTGCTGAAGCTATTGAAGGTGCAATAAAAGACAATCCCGATGCAAAGGCGGTCCTTATAACATATCCAAATTATTATGGAATATGTAGTGATATAGAAAAAATAGCTGAAATAGTTCATAACAATAATAAGATATTGCTTGTGGACGAAGCCCATGGAGCCCATCTTAAGCTGAGTGAGGACCTTCCTATATCAGCCTTGGATGCAGGCGCGGATATAGTTGTTCATAGTACCCATAAGACATTACCCTCCCTCACCCAAAGCTCTATGCTTCATGTCAAGGGTAAAAGAATAGATATTGATAAGCTTAAATTTATGCTATCATTAAATCAAAGTAGTAGTCCATCATATTTGCTCATGGCGGCCTTAGATATGGCAGTAAATATAGTGGCTGAAGAAGGAAATTACTTGATGCAAAAGCTCATAGGCAATATTAAGGATTTTAGAGAAGCTATAGATAAAACTGAGGGATTAGATATCTTTTCTAAGGAAATCATAGGAAGCTACGGTGTGAAGGATATAGATATCACAAAGCTTACTATCAATATGAAGGAAATAGGTATTGATGGCATTAAGCTTGAAGAAATTCTAAGGGAAAAGTACAGTATTCAAGTTGAGATGGCCGATATATATAATGTACTTGCAGTATCTTCTATAGCAAATGATAAGCATGACTTTGAAAGGCTAGCTAGGTCTCTCAAATCAATACATGACGATAGAAGGATTGCCCATAAGAAAAATGAGATGCCGGAATTTAGCTTCATGATTCCTAAGGTAGAGCTTTTACCTAGGGATGCTGTGTATAGGGAGAAAAAAAGTATACCCTTTATCCAGAGCGGTGGAAGAATTAGTGGAGAATATATAATACCCTATCCACCGGGAATTCCTTTGGTTTGTCCTGGTGAAGTGATTAGTCAAGAAATAATAGAATATGCTAAGATACTTAAGGGTTTAGAAATAAATATAATTGGAACAAGTGATAGGTCTTTAAATACAATAAATGTCATAAAATAG
- a CDS encoding HAMP domain-containing histidine kinase translates to MKIRIKFRWKIFILTISIYIISLGVIGVIITENNYHRSLRNEIRQALREEENINDTATLYIRINQQLGNKKMNIERYSSRLIDMFKLENTDIAIFNQQLALKSSTISIKQDLIQDGLMEAVKGKKNYILKWIDNKHYLLITDYIVIEEEKLILTFLQDISDIDVQRQDQYRFFTTVGMVGLIIVAIVTRAMGKIIIRPIANLKMASREIASGNYHDRLRINDNDEIGQLGVQFNIMADEIEKKVNELREEAERKQKFIDNLTHELRTPLTSIIGYSDTLMNIKYDEKVFYRALSFINMEGNRMIKMVNQLMNLILLRKDTFDMKEEDLKVVLEDVEKVLAGKAESRNMNIKIIGENIKRKINRDLFKGMIINLLDNAINASKAGDEIIIGIESNSDYDMIFVKDTGIGMDTKHIRKVIQPYYRVDRSRSRKSGGAGLGLSLCNEIIKVHGGKIDIDSTKGRGTTVNIIFYKSVTS, encoded by the coding sequence TTGAAGATTAGAATTAAATTTAGGTGGAAGATATTTATACTAACAATAAGCATATACATAATTTCTTTAGGGGTTATAGGTGTAATAATCACTGAAAATAATTATCATAGATCCTTAAGAAATGAAATAAGACAGGCATTGAGAGAAGAAGAAAATATCAATGATACAGCCACCTTGTATATAAGAATAAATCAGCAGCTAGGGAATAAAAAAATGAATATCGAAAGATACAGCAGCAGGTTGATAGATATGTTTAAATTAGAAAATACTGATATAGCAATATTTAATCAACAATTAGCCTTAAAATCCTCTACAATATCCATTAAGCAGGATTTAATACAGGATGGATTAATGGAGGCTGTAAAGGGGAAAAAGAATTACATATTGAAATGGATAGATAATAAGCATTATTTGCTAATTACTGATTATATAGTGATAGAAGAAGAAAAGCTTATATTAACATTTCTACAGGATATCTCTGATATAGATGTGCAAAGACAAGATCAGTATAGATTTTTCACTACTGTAGGTATGGTAGGTCTTATAATAGTAGCCATAGTTACAAGGGCCATGGGTAAGATTATAATAAGACCCATTGCGAATCTTAAAATGGCTTCTAGAGAAATAGCCTCTGGGAATTATCACGATAGATTAAGGATAAATGATAACGACGAGATAGGTCAGCTTGGAGTACAGTTTAATATAATGGCCGATGAAATAGAAAAGAAAGTTAATGAACTCAGAGAGGAAGCCGAAAGAAAGCAAAAATTTATTGATAATCTTACCCACGAACTACGTACTCCCCTTACTTCAATAATAGGTTACTCCGATACCCTTATGAATATTAAATATGATGAAAAAGTATTCTATAGAGCTTTAAGCTTCATAAATATGGAAGGTAACAGAATGATCAAAATGGTCAATCAGTTGATGAATCTAATTTTACTTAGGAAAGATACATTTGATATGAAGGAAGAGGATTTAAAAGTAGTATTAGAGGATGTAGAGAAAGTCCTAGCTGGAAAAGCTGAGTCAAGGAATATGAATATTAAGATAATAGGTGAAAATATAAAAAGAAAAATTAATAGGGATTTATTTAAAGGAATGATAATAAATTTACTTGATAATGCCATAAATGCTTCAAAGGCTGGAGATGAAATCATCATAGGAATAGAGTCGAATAGTGATTATGACATGATTTTTGTTAAGGATACAGGTATAGGAATGGATACTAAACATATAAGGAAAGTGATCCAGCCCTATTATAGAGTTGACAGGTCTAGAAGTAGAAAAAGTGGAGGTGCGGGACTAGGTCTATCGCTGTGTAATGAAATTATAAAGGTGCATGGAGGAAAAATAGATATTGATAGCACTAAGGGAAGGGGAACTACAGTAAATATTATATTTTACAAGTCTGTTACAAGTTAG
- a CDS encoding response regulator transcription factor: MINILIVEDEEAISEFIKLNLSMVGYNTYQAFDGKEAVHILGRNHIDLVLLDIMLPELDGYELLPRIIKKDIPVILVTAKDGLEDRVMGLNLGADDYITKPFEGIELLARINALLRRIGKQANKRSFDDVEVFMDQRKVLKSGNEIDLTFKEFDLLTVLLEHKGLALSREKLLQLVWDYDFEGSTRTVDIHIQRLRSKLCTERIKTVYKVGYRLED, translated from the coding sequence ATGATAAACATTTTAATTGTGGAAGATGAAGAAGCCATTTCAGAATTTATAAAACTAAATCTTTCCATGGTAGGCTACAATACATATCAAGCCTTTGATGGTAAAGAGGCCGTACATATATTGGGAAGGAATCATATTGATCTAGTTTTATTAGATATTATGCTTCCTGAGCTTGATGGTTATGAGCTGCTGCCTAGGATAATAAAGAAGGATATTCCGGTTATATTAGTTACTGCTAAGGATGGATTAGAGGATAGGGTTATGGGACTAAATCTAGGGGCCGATGATTATATAACTAAACCCTTTGAGGGAATAGAACTATTAGCTAGGATAAATGCTCTCCTTAGAAGAATAGGAAAGCAAGCTAATAAAAGAAGCTTTGATGATGTTGAAGTTTTTATGGATCAAAGAAAGGTATTAAAATCTGGAAATGAAATAGATTTAACATTTAAAGAGTTTGATCTACTAACAGTACTGTTAGAGCATAAGGGATTGGCATTATCGAGGGAAAAACTATTACAGCTGGTTTGGGATTATGACTTTGAGGGAAGCACTAGGACGGTTGACATTCACATACAGAGACTTAGGAGTAAGCTATGTACTGAGAGAATCAAGACGGTTTATAAGGTGGGGTATAGGCTTGAAGATTAG
- a CDS encoding ATP-NAD kinase family protein: protein MGLIINPIAGMGGRVGLKGTDGVAERALELGALPRAPERAKKALEALKEIRDEIEIITYSGDMGENQARECGFKVRVIGNMENRYTTSQDTINGAKKMLREEVDLILFAGGDGTARDIYNAVGQKVVVIGIPAGVKIHSPVYAQSPLKAGELAKLYLTERVKLVSEVEVIDIDEEAYRRGSVKTRLYGYLNIPFEKKYMQNRKAGTPLSEKATQNVIALDVIDNMKEDVLYIIGPGSTTRPIMENLKLPYTLLGVDIVFNKKIVGLDVTEKELLKHISNRPSKLVITPIGGQGYLFGRGNQQISPEVIKLVGKKNIIVAATKEKISKLQGKPFLIDTGDTHIDQMLGGYIRVITGYKEQMIYKVKP, encoded by the coding sequence ATGGGGCTGATTATAAATCCAATTGCAGGAATGGGTGGAAGAGTTGGTTTGAAGGGTACCGATGGCGTAGCTGAGAGAGCCTTAGAGCTTGGTGCCCTTCCCAGGGCCCCAGAAAGAGCTAAAAAAGCACTTGAAGCCCTTAAGGAAATCAGGGATGAAATAGAGATTATTACCTATTCCGGTGATATGGGAGAAAATCAAGCTAGGGAATGTGGTTTTAAAGTAAGGGTAATTGGGAATATGGAAAATAGATATACAACTTCACAGGATACCATTAATGGGGCAAAAAAAATGCTAAGGGAAGAGGTGGATTTAATTCTCTTCGCAGGAGGCGATGGAACTGCTAGGGATATTTATAATGCAGTTGGGCAGAAAGTAGTTGTGATAGGTATACCGGCAGGGGTAAAGATTCATTCCCCTGTTTATGCCCAAAGTCCCTTAAAGGCTGGGGAATTAGCAAAGCTATATCTTACTGAAAGGGTTAAATTAGTAAGTGAAGTAGAGGTTATAGATATAGATGAGGAGGCCTATAGAAGGGGAAGTGTTAAAACAAGGCTGTATGGATATCTAAATATACCCTTTGAAAAAAAATATATGCAAAATCGCAAAGCAGGCACCCCATTAAGTGAAAAAGCTACACAAAATGTTATTGCATTAGATGTTATCGATAATATGAAGGAAGATGTACTTTATATAATTGGACCGGGATCTACAACAAGACCTATTATGGAAAATCTAAAGCTTCCATATACACTTTTAGGTGTAGATATTGTATTTAACAAGAAAATTGTTGGATTAGATGTTACAGAGAAGGAATTATTAAAACATATTTCAAATAGGCCAAGTAAATTAGTGATAACCCCCATAGGTGGCCAAGGCTATTTATTTGGGCGGGGCAATCAGCAGATCAGTCCTGAGGTTATAAAGCTTGTGGGTAAAAAGAATATTATTGTAGCTGCAACGAAGGAGAAAATAAGTAAATTGCAAGGTAAGCCTTTTCTTATAGATACGGGTGATACCCATATAGATCAAATGCTAGGGGGATATATTAGAGTAATCACTGGATATAAGGAACAGATGATATATAAGGTAAAGCCATAA
- the gcvPB gene encoding aminomethyl-transferring glycine dehydrogenase subunit GcvPB, which translates to MKRINRDFKVRNFHQAKWDEPIIFELSKKGERGVLVPQAEEEIAEAVGDGVSRIPEHMRRKTGAKLPEISQPRVLRHYMRLSQETLGADVNIEIGQGTCTVKYSPKVNELLAKLPGITEVHPLQDESTVQGILEIIYKTDLYMREISGMERFTFQPSGGSQGVLTIASIARAYFEERGEADKRDEIITTIYSHPSDAAAPAVKGYKIIYIHPDENGYPDFEAFKEAVSERTAAFIVANPEDTGVYNPRVQEFTDLVHRFGGLCGYDQANANGLLGVTRAKEAGFDMCFFNLHKTFSTPHGCGGPATGATGVTKELERYLPAPLIDYDGSKYFLNYGITNNPFSIGKVRLFNGVAPVILKAYSWIMSMGAEGLYEVAKVAVLNNNYLFKKLMEIECVDAPYIKGKQRIEQVRYTIEKLTQDTGITSGDIQRRMMDFGMHYWTSHHPYYIPEPMTLEPTETPSREDLDEYIETLKHVFKEAYENPEIIKTAPHRSVCHQVDESGMDDPNEWAITWRSYLKKSAVD; encoded by the coding sequence ATGAAAAGAATTAATAGAGATTTTAAAGTAAGAAATTTTCATCAGGCCAAGTGGGATGAGCCAATCATATTTGAATTAAGTAAAAAGGGTGAACGGGGCGTATTAGTTCCCCAGGCTGAAGAAGAGATCGCTGAGGCTGTTGGCGATGGAGTATCTAGAATACCAGAGCATATGAGAAGAAAGACAGGGGCTAAGCTTCCTGAAATATCTCAACCAAGGGTATTAAGGCATTATATGCGATTATCACAGGAAACCCTAGGGGCCGATGTTAATATAGAAATCGGGCAAGGAACTTGTACAGTAAAATACAGTCCAAAGGTAAATGAGCTATTAGCTAAACTACCTGGGATAACCGAAGTACATCCACTACAGGATGAGAGTACAGTTCAAGGAATATTAGAGATTATATACAAGACGGATCTTTATATGAGAGAAATATCTGGTATGGAGAGATTTACATTCCAACCAAGTGGTGGAAGCCAAGGGGTTCTAACTATTGCCTCCATAGCAAGGGCTTACTTTGAAGAAAGAGGAGAAGCTGATAAAAGAGACGAGATAATTACAACCATATATTCCCATCCTTCCGATGCAGCGGCTCCGGCTGTTAAAGGCTATAAAATCATATATATACATCCCGATGAAAATGGATATCCGGATTTTGAAGCATTTAAGGAGGCTGTAAGCGAAAGAACGGCTGCCTTTATCGTAGCAAATCCTGAGGACACTGGGGTATACAATCCAAGGGTACAGGAATTTACAGATTTGGTTCATAGATTTGGAGGACTATGCGGATATGACCAAGCAAATGCAAATGGGTTATTGGGCGTAACTAGGGCAAAGGAAGCTGGATTTGATATGTGCTTCTTCAATCTGCATAAGACCTTCTCAACTCCCCATGGCTGTGGTGGCCCCGCAACGGGAGCAACAGGAGTTACTAAGGAATTAGAAAGATACCTTCCTGCTCCATTAATCGATTATGATGGCAGTAAGTATTTCTTGAACTATGGGATAACAAATAATCCATTTAGTATTGGTAAGGTTAGATTATTTAATGGCGTTGCACCTGTTATCTTAAAGGCATATTCTTGGATTATGAGTATGGGAGCAGAAGGACTATATGAAGTTGCTAAGGTTGCGGTACTTAATAATAATTACTTATTTAAAAAACTTATGGAAATTGAATGTGTAGATGCCCCATACATTAAGGGTAAGCAACGTATAGAACAGGTTAGATATACTATAGAGAAATTGACACAGGATACAGGCATCACATCGGGGGATATTCAACGTAGGATGATGGACTTTGGAATGCATTACTGGACTAGTCACCATCCATACTATATTCCCGAGCCTATGACCTTAGAACCAACTGAAACTCCATCCAGGGAAGACCTTGATGAATATATTGAGACATTAAAGCATGTATTCAAGGAAGCCTATGAAAATCCAGAAATAATAAAAACTGCACCCCATAGAAGTGTATGCCACCAGGTCGATGAATCAGGAATGGATGATCCTAATGAATGGGCTATTACTTGGAGGAGTTATTTAAAGAAATCCGCCGTTGATTAA
- the gcvPA gene encoding aminomethyl-transferring glycine dehydrogenase subunit GcvPA yields MTINGFKNHPYIPNSVPEVQQEMLKELGLNCLEDLHEEVPEAIKLKENMNLPKAFRSEYELKRHVEGLLSKNKTCKENLNFLGAGCWQHYVPAICDEINSRGEFLTAYGGEAYNDFGRFQALFEYQSLVAELVDMDVVNVPTMDWPQAAATSVRMASRITGRKEALVPKTMDREKFLIMKNYCGPDITLIEVDYNRETGQLDLADLKNKLSDKTGAVYFENPSFLGFIEENGQEISDMAHEAGAISVVGVDPSSLGVLAPPAQYGVDIICGDLQPLGMHMNYGGGQSGFMATRDEEKYVMEFPSRIFGIAPTSVEGEYGFGDVAYDRTSFGHHREHGKEYVGTQSALWGITAGVYLATMGSKGMEELGQTIMQKSQYAIKRLNEIKGVKGSLFNGTSFKEFVVDFNGTNKTVKEINRLLMEKGVFGGKDLSVDFPELGQSALYCVTEIHAKTDIDRLVTSIEEVLSI; encoded by the coding sequence ATGACTATAAATGGATTCAAAAATCATCCATATATCCCAAACTCTGTACCAGAGGTACAGCAGGAGATGTTAAAGGAACTGGGATTAAATTGTTTAGAGGATCTTCACGAAGAAGTTCCAGAGGCAATAAAACTTAAGGAAAACATGAATTTGCCAAAGGCCTTTAGGTCTGAATATGAGCTAAAGAGACACGTTGAAGGATTACTATCTAAGAATAAAACTTGCAAGGAAAATCTCAACTTTCTAGGAGCGGGATGCTGGCAGCATTATGTTCCCGCTATATGTGATGAAATAAACTCAAGGGGAGAATTTCTAACAGCCTATGGGGGAGAGGCCTATAATGATTTTGGAAGATTCCAAGCCCTATTTGAATACCAAAGCTTAGTTGCTGAGTTAGTTGATATGGATGTAGTAAATGTTCCAACTATGGATTGGCCCCAGGCAGCGGCTACTTCTGTAAGAATGGCATCTAGAATTACAGGAAGAAAAGAAGCCTTGGTTCCAAAAACCATGGATAGAGAGAAATTCTTAATAATGAAGAACTATTGTGGACCAGATATTACTTTGATAGAGGTTGATTATAACAGGGAAACTGGACAATTAGATTTGGCAGATTTAAAGAATAAGCTTTCTGATAAAACTGGGGCAGTATATTTCGAGAATCCTTCCTTTCTAGGATTTATAGAAGAAAATGGTCAAGAGATATCGGATATGGCCCATGAAGCTGGAGCGATAAGTGTAGTAGGAGTTGACCCGAGTTCATTGGGAGTATTAGCTCCACCAGCTCAATATGGAGTAGATATAATATGTGGGGATTTACAGCCCTTAGGTATGCATATGAACTATGGCGGGGGACAATCTGGCTTTATGGCTACCCGTGACGAAGAAAAGTATGTGATGGAGTTTCCTTCTCGTATTTTTGGGATTGCACCTACAAGTGTTGAGGGAGAATATGGATTCGGTGACGTTGCCTATGATAGAACATCCTTTGGACATCATAGAGAGCATGGCAAGGAATATGTTGGTACACAATCGGCTTTATGGGGAATCACAGCGGGTGTTTATTTAGCAACAATGGGATCAAAGGGTATGGAGGAATTAGGTCAAACAATAATGCAAAAATCCCAATATGCTATAAAAAGATTAAATGAAATAAAGGGTGTCAAGGGATCATTATTCAACGGCACAAGTTTTAAGGAATTTGTTGTTGACTTTAATGGAACAAACAAGACAGTGAAAGAAATCAATAGACTTTTAATGGAAAAAGGAGTTTTCGGTGGTAAGGATTTATCAGTAGATTTTCCGGAGCTTGGACAAAGTGCTTTGTATTGTGTAACTGAAATCCATGCAAAGACCGATATCGATAGATTGGTTACGTCAATAGAAGAAGTTTTGAGTATCTAA
- a CDS encoding SDR family oxidoreductase codes for MLQKKDFLSLEGKVAVITGAASGIGLGVSQLLSAYGAVVAMLDVSPSGDEEAEKITQEGRVAKFYKCDVTSIKEVEATVHAIKEKFGRIDILFNNAGVTVRKTVVDLEEKEWDFVLDVGLKGTFLLSKFVIPVMAEGGGGSIINTGSGWGLKGGDEAAAYCAVKGGIVNLTRAMAIDHGPQNIRVNSVNPGDTDTAMLRDEGVQTGIVVDEKSRDKYLEECGTDRPLKRIGMPEDIANAVLFLASELSSWVTGSALVVDGGGIA; via the coding sequence ATGTTACAAAAAAAGGATTTTCTATCTTTAGAGGGTAAGGTTGCGGTGATTACAGGGGCAGCATCGGGTATTGGATTAGGTGTATCTCAGCTTTTATCAGCATATGGAGCTGTTGTGGCAATGCTTGATGTAAGCCCAAGTGGAGACGAAGAGGCTGAAAAAATTACACAGGAGGGAAGAGTTGCGAAGTTTTATAAATGTGATGTCACCTCAATTAAAGAAGTAGAAGCCACAGTACATGCTATAAAAGAGAAATTTGGACGTATAGATATCTTGTTTAATAATGCCGGAGTAACAGTTAGAAAAACCGTTGTGGATTTAGAGGAAAAGGAATGGGATTTTGTTTTAGATGTAGGGCTAAAGGGAACCTTCCTATTATCTAAATTTGTTATCCCTGTAATGGCTGAGGGCGGTGGAGGAAGTATAATCAATACCGGCTCTGGCTGGGGATTAAAGGGTGGAGATGAGGCGGCTGCCTATTGTGCAGTAAAGGGTGGTATTGTTAATTTAACCCGTGCCATGGCTATAGATCATGGCCCACAAAATATTCGTGTGAACAGTGTCAACCCAGGTGATACAGATACAGCAATGCTTAGGGATGAAGGAGTACAAACGGGAATCGTAGTAGATGAAAAATCTAGGGATAAGTATCTAGAGGAATGTGGCACAGATAGACCATTAAAAAGAATTGGTATGCCAGAGGATATTGCAAATGCAGTACTATTCCTTGCAAGTGAACTTTCAAGCTGGGTTACTGGATCGGCTTTAGTTGTAGATGGTGGAGGAATAGCATAA
- a CDS encoding sigma 54-interacting transcriptional regulator, which produces MILLQEFKEDLQTVISTISSIINVDAAVFDIQSQLVTSTESYLHHKGKTVHAPSIKEVLINDNVLVNKPGYMKSCIGCRFREHCPATIEILNSIKLDDEPIGVITLTSFSKEGHDRITKNTNVYIEILNIVTDLISNIVFQKHKRNEFKNLEKTLQGVLDLSVDALLTIDSSGIVTHMNPPAFNLFSFCNFYTKSIFQLLPHKMIDRILAGEAMANKRVKIDNFYANVSTIPIKNGSEISGAVIHISQKKLTLLNKKNIDDKPKISLDIIKGNSKTMQDLKSKVKKIANSSSTVLITGETGTGKGLLAKAIHHISNRSKSPFISVNCASIPETLFESELFGYEEGAFTGAKKGGKPGRFELASGGTLFLDEIGEMPMAMQAKLLGVLQENLIERVGGITSIPIDVRIIAATNKDIEEMVQKKEFRSDLFYRLNVIPIDLPPLKLRKSDIETLAKEFLNQYNSKLGKKIIKFSNEVLSLFMSHDWPGNIRELENIVEYCVNIEETKVINLHSLPERFLKNKRGNAHKIKAKVQNTELEAIIAALDKHGWDVQGKTLAAKELGIGLRTLYRKLKNYNC; this is translated from the coding sequence ATGATTTTGCTTCAAGAGTTCAAAGAGGATTTACAAACAGTGATTAGTACAATAAGTAGCATTATAAATGTTGATGCCGCTGTCTTTGACATACAAAGTCAATTGGTAACAAGCACCGAATCCTATCTACATCACAAGGGTAAAACTGTACATGCCCCTTCAATAAAAGAGGTTCTTATAAATGACAATGTCTTAGTTAATAAGCCAGGCTATATGAAATCCTGTATTGGCTGTAGATTTAGGGAGCATTGTCCAGCAACTATAGAAATCCTAAACAGCATTAAGCTGGATGATGAACCAATTGGAGTCATTACTTTGACTTCTTTTTCAAAGGAAGGCCACGATAGGATAACAAAGAATACGAATGTCTACATTGAAATCCTAAATATTGTCACGGATTTGATCTCTAATATTGTATTCCAAAAGCATAAAAGGAACGAATTTAAAAACCTAGAGAAAACCCTTCAGGGAGTTTTGGATTTATCGGTGGATGCTTTACTAACTATTGATAGTAGTGGCATAGTGACCCATATGAACCCTCCGGCCTTCAATCTATTTTCATTTTGTAATTTCTACACAAAATCTATCTTTCAACTGCTTCCCCATAAAATGATTGATAGGATATTAGCTGGAGAAGCTATGGCAAATAAGCGTGTGAAAATTGACAACTTTTATGCTAACGTATCTACCATTCCCATTAAAAATGGCAGTGAAATTTCAGGAGCTGTAATACATATAAGTCAAAAGAAATTGACCCTTTTAAACAAAAAAAATATTGATGATAAGCCAAAAATATCCTTGGACATCATAAAGGGAAATAGTAAAACAATGCAAGACCTAAAATCTAAGGTTAAAAAAATCGCAAATAGTTCTTCCACTGTGTTAATAACTGGTGAAACTGGTACGGGTAAAGGTCTTCTGGCTAAAGCTATCCATCATATAAGCAATCGTTCAAAGAGTCCCTTTATTTCAGTTAATTGTGCCAGCATACCCGAAACCCTTTTTGAAAGTGAACTGTTTGGTTATGAGGAAGGGGCTTTTACCGGTGCCAAAAAAGGCGGAAAACCCGGACGCTTTGAACTGGCTTCAGGAGGCACTCTATTTTTAGATGAAATAGGGGAAATGCCTATGGCCATGCAGGCTAAGCTTTTAGGGGTGCTACAGGAAAATTTAATAGAAAGAGTTGGAGGAATCACCTCTATTCCAATAGATGTTAGGATCATAGCTGCGACTAATAAAGATATTGAAGAAATGGTACAGAAAAAAGAATTTCGATCCGACCTTTTTTATCGATTAAATGTTATTCCTATAGATTTACCTCCCTTAAAATTAAGAAAAAGTGATATTGAAACTTTGGCTAAAGAATTTTTAAATCAATATAATTCAAAGCTTGGAAAAAAAATTATCAAATTCTCCAATGAGGTACTGTCCCTATTTATGTCCCATGATTGGCCGGGGAATATTAGGGAGCTTGAAAACATAGTGGAATACTGCGTTAACATTGAGGAAACCAAGGTTATAAATCTACACAGCCTTCCGGAGAGATTTTTGAAAAATAAAAGGGGAAATGCACATAAAATCAAAGCCAAGGTGCAAAATACAGAGCTTGAAGCAATCATAGCTGCCCTAGATAAACACGGCTGGGATGTTCAAGGAAAAACCCTAGCTGCCAAGGAGCTAGGCATCGGTCTTAGAACCTTATATAGAAAGCTCAAAAATTATAATTGTTAA